In Dasypus novemcinctus isolate mDasNov1 chromosome 23, mDasNov1.1.hap2, whole genome shotgun sequence, the following proteins share a genomic window:
- the TSC22D4 gene encoding TSC22 domain family protein 4 — protein MSGGRKKSSFQITSVTTDYEGPGSPGGADPPTPPAPTGPPPRLPNGEPTPEPGGKSTPRNGSPPPGAPASRFRVVKLPHGLGEPYRRGRWTCVDVYERDLEPPSFGRLLEGIRGASGGTGGRSLDSRLELASLGLGTPAPQPGLSPSPTSWLRPPPTSPGPQARSLTGGLGQLAGSGKARAETPPLSVSASPQRPPEAGAGETGTVTPRGPTPLPSLRVEAEAGSSAAATPPLSRRKDGALRLRMELGAPEESGQVPRLDSRPSSPSFYFFPDASLVHKSPDPFGAAAAQSLSLARSMLAISGHLDSDDDSGSGSLVGIDNKIEQAMDLVKSHLMFAVREEVEVLKEQIRDLAERNAALEQENGLLRALASPEQLAQLPTSGVPRLGPPAPNGPSV, from the exons ATGAGCGGGGGCAGGAAGAAGAGCAGTTTCCAAATCACCAGCGTCACCACCGACTACGAGGGCCCAGGGAGCCCGGGGGGTGCCGACCCCCCGACCCCACCGGCCCCCACCGGGCCTCCGCCCCGCCTGCCCAACGGGGAGCCCACCCCCGAACCAGGGGGCAAGAGTACTCCCCGGAATGGCTCCCCGCCGCCCGGGGCCCCTGCCTCCCGCTTCCGGGTGGTGAAGCTGCCCCACGGCCTGGGAGAGCCCTACCGCCGAGGTCGCTGGACGTGTGTGGACGTGTATGAGCGAGACCTGGAACCCCCTAGCTTTGGCCGGCTCCTCGAGGGAATTCGGGGGGCCTCTGGGGGCACTGGGGGCAGATCTTTGGATTCCAGGTTGGAGCTGGCCAGCTTGGGCCTGGGCACCCCGGCCCCGCAGCCAGGCCTGTCGCCGAGCCCCACATCCTGGCTCCGgccgccccccacctcccccggaCCTCAGGCCCGCTCCTTAACTGGGGGGCTGGGCCAGCTGGCAGGGTCTGGCAAAGCCCGGGCGGAGACTCCCCCGCTGTCGGTCTCCGCATCCCCGCAGCGCCCCCCGGAAGCCGGGGCCGGGGAGACCGGCACGGTCACACCCAGGGGCCCTACACCCCTGCCCTCCCTGAGGGTGGAAGCGGAGGCCGGGAGCTCAGCCGCTGCGACACCTCCACTGTCCCGAAGGAAGGATGGGGCCCTGCGGCTGAGGATGGAGTTGGGTGCTCCGGAGGAGTCAGGGCAG GTGCCCCGGCTCGACTCGCGCCCCAGCTCCCCCTCCTTCTACTTCTTCCCCGACGCCAGCCTGGTTCACAAGTCTCCAGACCCCTTCGGGGCAGCGGCAGCCCAGAGCCTCAGCCTGGCCCGCTCCATGTTGGCCATCAGCGGCCACCTGGACAGCGATGACGACAG CGGCTCCGGAAGCCTGGTTGGCATTGACAACAAGATCGAACAAGCCATG GACTTGGTGAAGTCCCACCTCATGTTCGCGGTccgggaggaggtggaggtgctGAAGGAGCAGATCCGGGACTTGGCCGAGCGGAATGCCGCGCTGGAGCAGGAGAATGGGCTGCTGCGTGCCCTGGCCAGCCCCGAGCAGCTGGCCCAGCTGCCCACCTCGGGGGTCCCGCGGCTCGGGCCCCCCGCGCCCAATGGGCCCTCCGTCTGA
- the SPACDR gene encoding sperm acrosome developmental regulator codes for MTGFLGFFRWVWRKITCWVLFWRHRAKPTTLGHPGSTKHVKRVEKPLKVVEAKDLKLDEPPDVGEPCLVVSPAEGTQLELGQEAHSLLQLPRTAVQSVSTLMVSALQTGWQMCPWKSPESSASIPSQMTTRSPLESPEAEMLREVYLVLWAIRKQLRQLARRQERRRRRHARAHASPQPAPAQGPKQDARSPL; via the exons ATGACTGGGTTCCTAGGCTTCTTCCGGTGGGTTTGGCGAAAGATTACTTGCTGG GTTTTGTTCTGGAGACACAGAGCTAAGCCAACCACATTGGGGCACCCTGGCTCCACGAAGCATGTGAAGAGGGTCGAGAAGCCTTTAAAAGTTGTCGAGGCCAAGGACCTCAAGCTGGATGAGCCCCCCGACGTGGGCGAGCCTTGCCTAGTGGTCAGCCCGGCAGAGGGCACCCAGCTGGAGCTGGGCCAAGAGGCCCACTCCCTGCTGCAGCTGCCACGGACGGCCGTCCAGTCTGTCTCGACACTCATGGTTTCGGCCCTGCAGACCGGCTGGCAGATGTGCCCCTGGAAG TCGCCTGAGAGTTCTGCTTCGATCCCCTCCCAAATGACGACCAGGTCCCCTTTGGAGTCGCCGGAAGCTGAGATGCTGCGGGAAGTGTACCTGGTGCTGTGGGCCATCCGGAAACAACTGCGGCAGCTGGCCCGCCGGCAGGAGCGGCGACGGCGGCGCCATGCCCGGGCCCACGccagcccccagcctgccccgGCTCAGGGCCCCAAGCAGGACGCCCGAAGTCCCCTCTAG
- the NYAP1 gene encoding neuronal tyrosine-phosphorylated phosphoinositide-3-kinase adapter 1 isoform X1 → MNLLYRKTKLEWRQHKEEEAKRSSSKEVGPAGPAGPGAGPGPGVRVRDLASLRRSLRMGFMTMPASQEHTPHPCRSAMAPRSLSCHSVGSMDSVGGGPGGGGGGLTEDSGPRRPPAKPRRHPSTKLSMAGPGPEAPPSKKAGAQKPAAEGRESSRKVPPQKPRRSPNTQLSVSFDESCPPAPSPRGGNLPLQRLGRGSRVLGDPDLGAQEDEPVYIEMVGDVFRGGGRSGGGLSGPPLGGGGPIPATGPDSDSEESEAIYEEMKYPLPEEAGEGPPLTATSPPHQPQALQPHAHRRPASALPSRRDGTPTKPTPCEIPPPFPNLLQHRPPLLAFPQAKAASRTPGDGVSRLPVLCHSKEPAGSTPAPQVPARERETPPPPPPPPAANLLLLGPSGRARSHSTPLPPQGSGQPRGERELPNSHSMICPKAVGAPAAPPGPAALLPGPPKDKAVSYTMVYSAVKVTTHSVLPAGPPLGAGEPKMEKEISVLHGMLCTSSRPPVPGKCSPHGGALGAAAGVLHHRSCLASPHGLPDPTAGPLAPLWTYPATAAGLKRPPAYESLKAGGVLNKGCAVGGPSPMVKIQLQEQGADGGTFASISCAHVIASAGTPEEEDEDMGATTFGASWALQRKVLYGGSKAKELDTEAEEGARAWNGSAEGLGKLEREDRGPVASGIPVRSQGAEGLLARIHHGGERGGSRAALPVPCQTFPACHRNGDFTGGYRLGRSASTSGVRQAALHAPHVPHVPRPCSQPRDAPSQTHPALPLPLPLPPQPARERDGKLLEVIERKRCVCKEIKARHRPDRGLCKQESMPILPSWRRGPEPRKSGTPPCRRQHTVLWDTAI, encoded by the exons ATGAACCTTCTCTACCGGAAGACCAAGCTGGAGTGGAGGCAGCACAAGGAGGAGGAGGCCAAGAGGAG CTCCAGTAAGGAGGTGGGGCCCGCAGGCCCGGCGGGGCCCGGGGCAGGCCCGGGGCCTGGAGTGCGCGTGCGGGACCTCGCCTCGCTGCGCCGCTCCCTCAGGATGGGCTTCATGACGATGCCCGCCTCCCAGGAGCACACCCCGCACCCGTGCCGCAGCGCCATGGCCCCGCGCTCCCTCTCCTGCCACTCGGTGGGCAGCATGGACAGCGTGGGCGGTGGGcccgggggcggcggcgggggtcTCACAGAGGACAGCGGCCCCCGGAGACCCCCGGCCAAGCCCCGGAGGCACCCCAGCACCAAGCTCAGCATGGCGGGGCCGGGCCCTGAGGCGCCCCCCAGCAAGAAAGCAG GCGCTCAGAAGCCCGCCGCAGAGGGCCGGGAGTCCAGCCGGAAGGTCCCTCCGCAGAAGCCCAGAAGGAGCCCCAACACCCAGCTCTCCGTCTCCTTCGATGAGTCCTGTCCCCCGGCCCCCTCTCCGCGAGGGGGGAACCTGCCCCTTCAGCGCCTCGGTCGGGGGTCCCGCGTACTCGGGGACCCTGATTTGGGCGCCCAGGAAGACGAGCCTGTGTACATCGAGATGGTGGGGGACGTCTtcaggggaggaggaagaagcGGCGGGGGCCTGAGTGGACCCCCTCTTGGGGGTGGTGGCCCCATCCCTGCCACCGGCCCCGACTCGGACTCCGAAGAGAGCGAGGCCATCTACGAGGAGATGAAGTACCCACTGCCCGAGGAGGCCGGGGAGGGCCCCCCACTGACAGCGACCTCCCCGCCACACCAGCCTCAGGCCCTCCAGCCCCACGCCCACCGCCGGCCAGCTTCAGCCCTCCCGAGCCGGAGGGATGGGACGCCCACCAAGCCCACTCCTTGTGAAATCCCCCCACCGTTCCCCAACCTCCTCCAGCACCGCCCTCCACTCCTGGCCTTCCCCCAAGCCAAGGCTGCTTCCCGAACCCCTGGCGATGGGGTCTCGAGGCTCCCGGTCCTCTGCCACTCCAAGGAGCCAGCCGGCTCCACCCCAGCTCCCCAAGTGCCTGCACGGGAGCGGGAGACGCCTCCCCCGCCGCCTCCGCCTCCTGCTGCCAACCTGCTGCTGCTGGGACCGTCAGGCCGGGCCCGGAGCCACTCGACGCCATTGCCGCCCCAGGGCTCTGGCCAGCCCCGGGGAGAGCGGGAGCTCCCCAACTCCCACAGCATGATCTGCCCCAAGGCGGTGGGGGCGCCGGCAGCCCCCCCTGGCCCGGCCGCCTTGCTCCCCGGGCCCCCCAAGGACAAGGCCGTGTCCTACACCATGGTGTACTCGGCAGTCAAGGTGACCACACACTCTGTGCTGCCGGCGGGTCCGCCCCTGGGTGCTGGGGAGCCAAAGATGGAGAAGGAGATCTCTGTCCTCCACGGGATGCTGTGTACCAGCTCGAGGCCCCCCGTGCCAGGGAAGTGCAGCCCCCACGGCGGGGCCCTGGGGGCAGCGGCTGGGGTCCTCCACCACCGCAGCTGCCTGGCCTCTCCTCACGGCCTCCCGGATCCCACGGCCGGCCCCCTGGCCCCGCTCTGGACCTACCCGGCCACAGCAGCTGGGCTCAAGAGACCCCCTGCCTACGAGAGCCTCAAGGCCGGGGGGGTGCTGAATAAAGGCTGTGCAGTGGGGGGCCCGTCCCCTATGGTCAAGATCCAGCTGCAGGAACAAGGGGCCGACGGGGGTACTTTTGCCAGCATCTCCTGTGCCCACGTCATCGCCAGTGCGGGGACCCCAGAGGAGGAGGACGAGGACATGGGTGCCACGACATTTGGGGCGAGCTGGGCTCTGCAGAGGAAGGTCCTGTATGGAGGGAGCAAGGCAAAGGAGCTGGACA CAGAGGCCGAGGAGGGTGCCCGGGCCTGGAACGGCAGTGCCGAAGGCCTGGGCAAGCTGGAGCGTGAGGACAGAGGTCCCGTGGCTTCGGGAATCCCGGTGCGGAGCCAGGGGGCGGAGGGCCTGCTGGCCAGGATCCACCACGGAGGGGAGCGCGGAGGGAGCCGCGCAGCACTGCCCGTGCCCTGCCAGACCTTCCCGGCCTGCCACCGAAACGGAG atTTCACTGGAGGCTACCGCCTGGGGCGCTCCGCCTCCACCTCTGGAGTCCGGCAGGCCGCCCTCCACGCCCCCCACGTCCCCCACGTCCCCCGGCCCTGCAGCCAGCCCAGGGATGCCCCGAGCCAG ACCCACCCTGCGCTGCCGCTGCCGCTGCCCCTGCCACCCCAGCCGGCGCGCGAGCGGGACGGCAAGCTGCTGGAGGTGATCGAGCGCAAGCGCTGCGTGTGCAAGGAGATCAAGGCGCGGCACCGGCCCGACCGCGGCCTCTGCAAGCAGGAGAGCATGCCCATCCTCCCCAGCTGGCGGCGGGGGCCAGAGCCCCGCAAGTCCGGCACCCCGCCCTGCCGCCGGCAGCACACGGTCCTCTGGGACACTGCCATCTGA
- the NYAP1 gene encoding neuronal tyrosine-phosphorylated phosphoinositide-3-kinase adapter 1 isoform X2 produces the protein MNLLYRKTKLEWRQHKEEEAKRSSSKEVGPAGPAGPGAGPGPGVRVRDLASLRRSLRMGFMTMPASQEHTPHPCRSAMAPRSLSCHSVGSMDSVGGGPGGGGGGLTEDSGPRRPPAKPRRHPSTKLSMAGPGPEAPPSKKAGAQKPAAEGRESSRKVPPQKPRRSPNTQLSVSFDESCPPAPSPRGGNLPLQRLGRGSRVLGDPDLGAQEDEPVYIEMVGDVFRGGGRSGGGLSGPPLGGGGPIPATGPDSDSEESEAIYEEMKYPLPEEAGEGPPLTATSPPHQPQALQPHAHRRPASALPSRRDGTPTKPTPCEIPPPFPNLLQHRPPLLAFPQAKAASRTPGDGVSRLPVLCHSKEPAGSTPAPQVPARERETPPPPPPPPAANLLLLGPSGRARSHSTPLPPQGSGQPRGERELPNSHSMICPKAVGAPAAPPGPAALLPGPPKDKAVSYTMVYSAVKVTTHSVLPAGPPLGAGEPKMEKEISVLHGMLCTSSRPPVPGKCSPHGGALGAAAGVLHHRSCLASPHGLPDPTAGPLAPLWTYPATAAGLKRPPAYESLKAGGVLNKGCAVGGPSPMVKIQLQEQGADGGTFASISCAHVIASAGTPEEEDEDMGATTFGASWALQRKVLYGGSKAKELDKAEEGARAWNGSAEGLGKLEREDRGPVASGIPVRSQGAEGLLARIHHGGERGGSRAALPVPCQTFPACHRNGDFTGGYRLGRSASTSGVRQAALHAPHVPHVPRPCSQPRDAPSQTHPALPLPLPLPPQPARERDGKLLEVIERKRCVCKEIKARHRPDRGLCKQESMPILPSWRRGPEPRKSGTPPCRRQHTVLWDTAI, from the exons ATGAACCTTCTCTACCGGAAGACCAAGCTGGAGTGGAGGCAGCACAAGGAGGAGGAGGCCAAGAGGAG CTCCAGTAAGGAGGTGGGGCCCGCAGGCCCGGCGGGGCCCGGGGCAGGCCCGGGGCCTGGAGTGCGCGTGCGGGACCTCGCCTCGCTGCGCCGCTCCCTCAGGATGGGCTTCATGACGATGCCCGCCTCCCAGGAGCACACCCCGCACCCGTGCCGCAGCGCCATGGCCCCGCGCTCCCTCTCCTGCCACTCGGTGGGCAGCATGGACAGCGTGGGCGGTGGGcccgggggcggcggcgggggtcTCACAGAGGACAGCGGCCCCCGGAGACCCCCGGCCAAGCCCCGGAGGCACCCCAGCACCAAGCTCAGCATGGCGGGGCCGGGCCCTGAGGCGCCCCCCAGCAAGAAAGCAG GCGCTCAGAAGCCCGCCGCAGAGGGCCGGGAGTCCAGCCGGAAGGTCCCTCCGCAGAAGCCCAGAAGGAGCCCCAACACCCAGCTCTCCGTCTCCTTCGATGAGTCCTGTCCCCCGGCCCCCTCTCCGCGAGGGGGGAACCTGCCCCTTCAGCGCCTCGGTCGGGGGTCCCGCGTACTCGGGGACCCTGATTTGGGCGCCCAGGAAGACGAGCCTGTGTACATCGAGATGGTGGGGGACGTCTtcaggggaggaggaagaagcGGCGGGGGCCTGAGTGGACCCCCTCTTGGGGGTGGTGGCCCCATCCCTGCCACCGGCCCCGACTCGGACTCCGAAGAGAGCGAGGCCATCTACGAGGAGATGAAGTACCCACTGCCCGAGGAGGCCGGGGAGGGCCCCCCACTGACAGCGACCTCCCCGCCACACCAGCCTCAGGCCCTCCAGCCCCACGCCCACCGCCGGCCAGCTTCAGCCCTCCCGAGCCGGAGGGATGGGACGCCCACCAAGCCCACTCCTTGTGAAATCCCCCCACCGTTCCCCAACCTCCTCCAGCACCGCCCTCCACTCCTGGCCTTCCCCCAAGCCAAGGCTGCTTCCCGAACCCCTGGCGATGGGGTCTCGAGGCTCCCGGTCCTCTGCCACTCCAAGGAGCCAGCCGGCTCCACCCCAGCTCCCCAAGTGCCTGCACGGGAGCGGGAGACGCCTCCCCCGCCGCCTCCGCCTCCTGCTGCCAACCTGCTGCTGCTGGGACCGTCAGGCCGGGCCCGGAGCCACTCGACGCCATTGCCGCCCCAGGGCTCTGGCCAGCCCCGGGGAGAGCGGGAGCTCCCCAACTCCCACAGCATGATCTGCCCCAAGGCGGTGGGGGCGCCGGCAGCCCCCCCTGGCCCGGCCGCCTTGCTCCCCGGGCCCCCCAAGGACAAGGCCGTGTCCTACACCATGGTGTACTCGGCAGTCAAGGTGACCACACACTCTGTGCTGCCGGCGGGTCCGCCCCTGGGTGCTGGGGAGCCAAAGATGGAGAAGGAGATCTCTGTCCTCCACGGGATGCTGTGTACCAGCTCGAGGCCCCCCGTGCCAGGGAAGTGCAGCCCCCACGGCGGGGCCCTGGGGGCAGCGGCTGGGGTCCTCCACCACCGCAGCTGCCTGGCCTCTCCTCACGGCCTCCCGGATCCCACGGCCGGCCCCCTGGCCCCGCTCTGGACCTACCCGGCCACAGCAGCTGGGCTCAAGAGACCCCCTGCCTACGAGAGCCTCAAGGCCGGGGGGGTGCTGAATAAAGGCTGTGCAGTGGGGGGCCCGTCCCCTATGGTCAAGATCCAGCTGCAGGAACAAGGGGCCGACGGGGGTACTTTTGCCAGCATCTCCTGTGCCCACGTCATCGCCAGTGCGGGGACCCCAGAGGAGGAGGACGAGGACATGGGTGCCACGACATTTGGGGCGAGCTGGGCTCTGCAGAGGAAGGTCCTGTATGGAGGGAGCAAGGCAAAGGAGCTGGACA AGGCCGAGGAGGGTGCCCGGGCCTGGAACGGCAGTGCCGAAGGCCTGGGCAAGCTGGAGCGTGAGGACAGAGGTCCCGTGGCTTCGGGAATCCCGGTGCGGAGCCAGGGGGCGGAGGGCCTGCTGGCCAGGATCCACCACGGAGGGGAGCGCGGAGGGAGCCGCGCAGCACTGCCCGTGCCCTGCCAGACCTTCCCGGCCTGCCACCGAAACGGAG atTTCACTGGAGGCTACCGCCTGGGGCGCTCCGCCTCCACCTCTGGAGTCCGGCAGGCCGCCCTCCACGCCCCCCACGTCCCCCACGTCCCCCGGCCCTGCAGCCAGCCCAGGGATGCCCCGAGCCAG ACCCACCCTGCGCTGCCGCTGCCGCTGCCCCTGCCACCCCAGCCGGCGCGCGAGCGGGACGGCAAGCTGCTGGAGGTGATCGAGCGCAAGCGCTGCGTGTGCAAGGAGATCAAGGCGCGGCACCGGCCCGACCGCGGCCTCTGCAAGCAGGAGAGCATGCCCATCCTCCCCAGCTGGCGGCGGGGGCCAGAGCCCCGCAAGTCCGGCACCCCGCCCTGCCGCCGGCAGCACACGGTCCTCTGGGACACTGCCATCTGA